GCCATCATGTATTGACAGCGTTTTAAGTCAATCTTTTTATGATTATGAATTAATACTAATCGATGACGGCTCGACCGACAGCTCCGGCCTAATCTGCGATAGTTACG
This genomic stretch from Clostridia bacterium harbors:
- a CDS encoding glycosyltransferase, translating into MLRFSIIVPVYNIEKYLPSCIDSVLSQSFYDYELILIDDGSTDSSGLICDSY